Genomic DNA from Trueperaceae bacterium:
GCGATGAGCTCGGTGACGTAGAACGGGTTCCCCCCGCTCGCCGCGTACACCCCGTCGGCGTCGTCGCCGGCGAGCTCGGCGACGGCGGCTCGGGAGAGCGGCGCTAGCTGCAGGTAGAGCGAGGTGCTGCCGCTCACCGCCTCGAGAGCCGCTGGCAGCGGATGGCCGGTGCCGAGCTCGCCGGAGCGGTACGTGAGCACGAGGACGGCTGGGAGGTCGCCGATGCGCCTGCCGATCACCGTGATCGCGTCTACGGTCGCCTCGTCGGCCCAGTGGACGTCCTCGATGACGAGCGCTGTAGGCGGCGGCTGCGCCGCCAGCTCGGCCAGGAGCAGCGTGTGGAGCCGGTGCGGCGGCGCCTCGGCGTCGAGCGCCTCTCGTAGCGCACCGGATACGGCGAGGTCGCGGAAGGGGCCCAGCGGCCGGGGTATCGACAGGTCGTCGCAGTTGCCCCACAGCAGCCGAGTGTCCGCGCGGTGGTCGCTGGCGAAGCGGGTCACCAGGGCGGTCTTGCCGATCCCGGGCTCGCCGGTGACCAGCACCACCGACCCATGTCCGGCCGCCGCCTCGTCTCTCACCAGACCCAGCGAGGCCAGCGGGCCCTCGCGCTCGAGCAGCGCCACCCCGTGAGCATAGAGCCGCGGCGCGTCGGCACGGGCGCGCGGCCCACGGTCGGCGGCGCGCGGCGCACGGCCCGCGCTCGTCGGGTCTACACTCCGGCGTGGGCCTGAGGCCGCTGGTCCCCCGCAGCGCCGGGAGAGAAGCCGCCGCCAGCCGCGTCGGCGTCGTCACCGTCCTGCTCTTCGTCGGCTGCGCGGTGTTGGCCGCCGGCAACTTCGTGGCCGTCCCCTTCAGCAACAGGGAGCTGGCGCCGCTGTGGGGCGCCGGGCTGCGCTTCGGACTGGCGGCCGCTACCTTCGCGGCGCTGGTGCCGCTGCTGCGCGTGCCCTGGGTGAGGCGCGAGCACCGGCGCGGCGCCGTCGTCTACGGCGTCTTCAGCTTCGGCGCGTTCTACGCGCTCTCGTACTGGTCCCTCCTGCACGTCACGGCCGGCACGGCCTCGGTGGTCATCGGGTCCGTGCCGCTGCTGACGGTGCTGCTCGCGGCCGGCGAGCGCGTCGAGCGGCTCTCGGCCCGCACGCTGCTCGGCGGCGCGCTGGCGCTGCTCGGGATCGGGTGGATCACGCTGACGTCCCGGGGGAGATCGCGGCCACGCCGCTGGCGCTCCTGACGCTGGTGGGCGCGGCGCTGGCGCTCTCGCAGGGCATCATCGTCGCGAAGCGCATAGCGGGCAACCATCCCGCCGCGGTGAACGCCGTGGCGATGGGCGTGGCGCCCGTGTCGCAGGAGACCGGCGCGCCAGGGCCCCAGGGAACGGAGCCTGGGCGCCAGGGCTCGGGCGGCTGAGACCTAGCCCCCGGACGCCCCCGCGATGGCCTCGGCCGCCCTCGCCAGCACCTTCCGCTCGTTCTCGAAGCTGAGCAGCCGCGCCGCCTCGTCCACGTCGACCCAGCGCGCCTCCTCGACCTCCTCGTCGTGGTCGGCGACGTCGCCGGAGACGTAGCGGAACAGGTAGAAGCGCACGAACTTGTGGTAGCGGACGCCCTCG
This window encodes:
- a CDS encoding DMT family transporter; amino-acid sequence: MGLRPLVPRSAGREAAASRVGVVTVLLFVGCAVLAAGNFVAVPFSNRELAPLWGAGLRFGLAAATFAALVPLLRVPWVRREHRRGAVVYGVFSFGAFYALSYWSLLHVTAGTASVVIGSVPLLTVLLAAGERVERLSARTLLGGALALLGIGWITLTSRGRSRPRRWRS